A single region of the Variovorax paradoxus genome encodes:
- a CDS encoding PDR/VanB family oxidoreductase, translated as MTAPTATLQLRVAEARQLKPLIRMLRLRAEDGRPLPGFAAGAHIRVQVKLPDGKADWRHYSLINFATARNATNAPTEYVIAVRKEAEGRGGSRFMHEQLKEGDTLAIEAPKNDFPLHTGPGGSVLVAGGIGVTPLATMAARRRAEGAPVRMHYAGRSRELMAFLPELQTLLGDDLRVHADAEAGAPLDIDTLLDDVPAGDRLYVCGPKVMLDAVLARTQARGWEHDRVHFELFTEPVAEDGDQPFEVELAQTGQRFTVAADQSILDCLIDNGCDPMFDCKRGECGVCAVPVLEGEIDHRDYVLTAREKAEGNVMQICISRAKGARLVLDM; from the coding sequence ATGACCGCACCCACCGCCACGCTCCAGCTCCGCGTTGCCGAGGCACGCCAACTCAAGCCGCTCATCCGCATGCTGCGTCTGCGCGCGGAAGATGGCCGCCCGCTGCCCGGCTTTGCAGCCGGCGCGCACATCCGCGTGCAGGTGAAGCTGCCCGATGGCAAGGCCGACTGGCGCCACTACTCGCTGATCAACTTTGCGACCGCGCGCAATGCCACGAACGCGCCGACCGAATACGTGATTGCCGTGCGCAAGGAGGCCGAAGGCCGCGGCGGCTCGCGCTTCATGCACGAGCAACTGAAAGAGGGCGACACGCTCGCCATCGAGGCGCCGAAGAACGACTTTCCGCTGCACACCGGCCCCGGCGGCTCGGTGCTGGTGGCGGGCGGCATCGGCGTGACGCCGCTCGCCACCATGGCCGCGCGCCGCCGCGCCGAAGGGGCGCCGGTGCGCATGCACTACGCCGGCCGCAGCCGCGAGCTGATGGCCTTCCTGCCCGAACTGCAGACGCTGCTCGGCGACGACCTGCGCGTGCATGCCGATGCCGAAGCCGGCGCACCACTCGACATCGACACGCTACTCGACGATGTGCCCGCCGGTGACCGCCTCTACGTCTGCGGACCCAAGGTCATGCTCGACGCCGTGCTGGCCCGCACCCAGGCGCGCGGGTGGGAGCATGACCGTGTGCACTTCGAACTCTTTACCGAGCCCGTCGCCGAAGACGGCGACCAGCCTTTCGAAGTGGAGCTTGCCCAGACTGGCCAGCGCTTCACCGTTGCGGCCGACCAGAGCATTCTCGATTGCCTCATCGACAACGGCTGCGACCCGATGTTCGACTGCAAGCGCGGCGAATGCGGCGTGTGTGCCGTGCCCGTGCTCGAAGGCGAGATCGATCATCGCGACTACGTGCTCACCGCCCGAGAGAAGGCCGAGGGCAACGTCATGCAGATCTGCATCTCGCGCGCCAAGGGTGCGCGCCTGGTGCTCGACATGTGA
- a CDS encoding aromatic-ring-hydroxylating dioxygenase subunit beta produces the protein MAGTDASTQITRQDLIDFVVNEARLLDTRRYEEWNALFTDDAFYWVPLVPDQEDGLNHTSHLYEDKLLRDLRIERLKSPRAFSQQPPSRCHHLLQVPVVETFDAEGNRFVVRTEFHYTESQGDELQFYVGTFFHYLAVHDGTLRMTLKRVNLLNCDAALPAVQLFI, from the coding sequence ATGGCCGGCACCGACGCTTCGACCCAGATCACCCGCCAGGACCTGATCGACTTCGTCGTGAACGAAGCACGCCTGCTCGACACGCGCCGCTATGAAGAGTGGAACGCGCTCTTCACCGACGACGCGTTCTATTGGGTGCCGCTCGTGCCCGACCAGGAAGATGGGCTCAACCACACCTCGCATCTGTACGAAGACAAGCTGCTGCGCGACCTGCGCATCGAACGCCTCAAGAGCCCGCGTGCGTTTTCGCAGCAGCCACCGAGCCGCTGCCACCACCTGCTGCAGGTGCCGGTGGTTGAGACTTTCGACGCCGAAGGCAACCGCTTCGTGGTGCGCACCGAGTTTCACTACACCGAATCGCAAGGCGATGAGCTGCAGTTCTACGTCGGCACCTTCTTCCACTACCTCGCGGTGCACGACGGCACGCTGCGCATGACGCTCAAGCGCGTGAATCTGCTCAACTGCGACGCGGCGCTGCCTGCCGTGCAGCTTTTCATCTAG
- a CDS encoding AMP-binding protein: MQHATVHQVFTATAARTPRAEFLFTESVTAAAYGIPAGAIRWGEAAAEVDRLRSAYAKAGYGHGHRVGLLLENRPAFLFHWFALNALGVSVVPINAEMRSAELVYLIGHSEIGLAVTLPERANDLRAAAAQAGVPFETMGPDDAVPRAKAAAPRAHEPIGADTECGLLYTSGTTGRPKGCILSNAYFLRAGEWYAALDGVCSIRPDAERVITPLPLNHMNAMAFSTMVVLVAGGCLVQLDRFHPKTWLASARESGATIVHYLGVMPAMLLSAPPSVADRDHAIRWGFGAGVDRKNHAPFEERFGFPLVEAWAMTETGAAACIMANREPRLVGTSCFGRQEDFVQIRLVGEDGGDVGTDAPGELLVRSAGDDPKRYFFSGYLKDEEATREAWGDGWFHTGDLVRRDAEGNFFFVDRKKNVIRRSGENISAVEVESVLNQHPAVKTSAVAATPDAVRGDEVLACIVMREDVGDASQLEQVAASIVQHALAQLAYYKAPGYVAFVDALPLTPSQKIQRGQLREMAQSLPGQGHCIDTRSMKKRQVGQA; the protein is encoded by the coding sequence ATGCAACACGCCACCGTCCATCAAGTCTTCACGGCCACTGCAGCACGCACGCCGCGGGCCGAGTTCCTGTTCACCGAGTCGGTCACCGCCGCGGCCTACGGCATTCCGGCGGGTGCCATCCGCTGGGGCGAGGCAGCCGCCGAGGTCGACCGCCTTCGCAGTGCCTACGCGAAAGCCGGCTACGGCCACGGCCATCGGGTTGGGCTGCTGCTGGAGAACCGGCCCGCGTTTCTCTTCCACTGGTTCGCGCTCAACGCACTGGGCGTGAGCGTGGTGCCGATCAATGCCGAGATGCGTTCGGCCGAACTGGTCTACCTGATCGGCCACAGCGAGATCGGCCTGGCCGTGACGCTGCCTGAACGCGCGAACGACCTGCGCGCAGCCGCGGCACAAGCCGGCGTGCCCTTCGAGACCATGGGACCCGACGACGCGGTGCCCCGCGCCAAGGCCGCCGCGCCGCGGGCCCATGAACCCATCGGCGCCGACACCGAATGCGGCCTGCTCTACACGTCGGGCACAACCGGCCGCCCCAAGGGTTGCATCCTGAGCAACGCCTACTTCCTGCGTGCGGGCGAGTGGTACGCCGCCCTCGACGGTGTGTGCAGCATCCGCCCGGATGCCGAGCGCGTCATCACGCCGCTGCCGCTCAACCACATGAATGCGATGGCGTTCTCCACAATGGTGGTGCTGGTGGCAGGCGGCTGCCTGGTGCAGCTCGACCGCTTCCATCCGAAGACCTGGCTGGCAAGCGCTCGCGAAAGCGGCGCCACCATCGTTCACTACCTGGGCGTGATGCCCGCAATGCTGCTCTCGGCACCGCCGTCCGTCGCAGACCGCGACCACGCAATCCGCTGGGGCTTTGGCGCCGGCGTGGATCGCAAGAACCACGCACCCTTCGAGGAGCGCTTCGGCTTTCCACTGGTCGAGGCCTGGGCCATGACCGAGACCGGCGCGGCCGCCTGCATCATGGCCAACCGCGAGCCGCGCCTTGTGGGTACAAGCTGCTTCGGCCGGCAGGAAGACTTCGTGCAGATCCGGCTCGTGGGCGAAGACGGCGGCGATGTCGGAACCGATGCGCCGGGCGAACTGCTCGTGCGTTCGGCCGGCGACGACCCGAAACGCTACTTCTTCTCCGGCTACTTGAAAGACGAAGAGGCGACGCGCGAAGCGTGGGGCGATGGCTGGTTCCACACCGGCGACCTGGTGCGCCGCGACGCCGAAGGCAACTTCTTCTTCGTCGACCGAAAGAAGAACGTGATCCGCCGCAGCGGCGAGAACATCTCGGCTGTCGAGGTCGAGAGCGTGCTGAATCAGCACCCGGCCGTAAAGACCTCGGCCGTGGCCGCTACGCCCGATGCGGTGCGAGGCGACGAAGTATTGGCCTGCATCGTGATGCGCGAGGACGTTGGAGACGCATCGCAGCTCGAGCAGGTCGCGGCGAGCATCGTGCAGCACGCACTCGCGCAGCTCGCCTACTACAAGGCGCCGGGTTACGTCGCTTTCGTCGATGCGCTGCCGCTCACGCCGTCGCAGAAGATCCAGCGTGGCCAGCTGCGCGAGATGGCGCAGTCACTGCCGGGGCAGGGCCATTGCATCGACACCCGGTCGATGAAGAAAAGACAAGTGGGGCAGGCATGA
- a CDS encoding aromatic ring-hydroxylating dioxygenase subunit alpha yields the protein MPSYRDNPDAVRALVQNDRVHRDLYTSQELFEVEQEHFFANTWNYVGHESQVPKPGDWISNEIAGRPLIVVRHTDGSVRAMMNRCAHKGSRLVSAPCGNTGKFFRCPYHAWTFKTDGSLLAIPLKTGYENTALHECESAKGLTTLKHVRSHRGFIFVKINDAGPDFDEYFGDSLSSIDNMADRSPEGELEIAGGCLRFMHQCNWKMFVENLNDTMHPMVAHESSAGTAKRMWADKPADEPKPMAVEQFVPFMSDYKFFEDMGIRTYDHGHSFTGVHFSIHSKYKAIPEYDDAMKARYGEEKTAQILGMARHNTVYYPNLTIKGAIQAIRVVKPISADKTLIESWTFRLKGAPPELLQRTTMYNRLINSPFSVVGHDDLQAYRGMQAGLHASGNEWVSLHRDYDPSELKGGEITTGGTNELPMRNQYRSWVQRMTETM from the coding sequence ATGCCTTCGTACCGAGACAACCCTGATGCCGTTCGTGCGCTGGTGCAGAACGACCGTGTGCACCGCGACCTGTACACCAGCCAGGAACTCTTCGAGGTGGAGCAGGAGCACTTCTTCGCCAACACCTGGAACTACGTCGGGCACGAGAGCCAGGTGCCCAAGCCCGGCGACTGGATCAGCAACGAGATCGCAGGCCGCCCGCTCATCGTCGTGCGCCACACCGACGGCAGCGTGCGCGCAATGATGAACCGCTGCGCCCACAAGGGTTCGCGCCTGGTGAGCGCACCGTGCGGCAACACCGGCAAGTTCTTTCGCTGCCCGTACCACGCGTGGACCTTCAAGACCGACGGCTCGCTGCTCGCCATTCCACTCAAGACCGGCTACGAGAACACGGCGCTGCATGAGTGCGAGTCGGCCAAGGGCCTGACCACGCTCAAACACGTGCGCAGCCACCGCGGCTTCATCTTCGTGAAGATCAACGATGCGGGGCCCGACTTCGACGAGTATTTCGGCGATTCGCTGAGCTCCATCGACAACATGGCCGACCGGTCGCCCGAGGGCGAGCTCGAGATTGCCGGCGGGTGCCTGCGCTTCATGCACCAGTGCAATTGGAAGATGTTCGTCGAGAACCTCAACGACACGATGCACCCGATGGTGGCGCACGAATCGTCGGCCGGCACCGCCAAGCGCATGTGGGCCGACAAGCCCGCCGACGAGCCCAAGCCCATGGCCGTGGAGCAGTTCGTGCCCTTCATGTCCGACTACAAGTTCTTCGAGGACATGGGCATTCGCACCTACGACCACGGCCACAGCTTCACGGGCGTGCACTTCAGCATCCACAGCAAGTACAAGGCAATTCCCGAGTACGACGACGCCATGAAGGCGCGCTACGGCGAGGAAAAAACCGCGCAGATCCTCGGCATGGCACGGCACAACACCGTGTACTACCCGAACCTCACCATCAAGGGCGCGATCCAGGCGATCCGCGTGGTGAAGCCGATCTCCGCCGACAAAACGCTGATCGAGAGCTGGACATTCCGCTTGAAGGGCGCCCCGCCCGAACTGCTGCAGCGCACCACCATGTACAACCGGCTCATCAACTCGCCGTTCTCGGTGGTGGGTCACGACGACCTGCAGGCGTATCGCGGCATGCAGGCCGGGCTGCACGCGAGCGGAAACGAGTGGGTCAGCCTGCACCGCGACTACGACCCGTCCGAGCTGAAGGGCGGAGAGATCACCACCGGCGGCACCAACGAGCTGCCGATGCGCAACCAGTACCGCAGCTGGGTGCAGCGCATGACGGAGACGATGTGA
- a CDS encoding indolepyruvate oxidoreductase subunit beta family protein, with protein sequence MTTKAQPIKIAILAMGGEGGGVLADWIVDMGEANGYVAQTTSVPGVAQRTGATIYYVELYPTAQAEADGGRPVLALMPLPGDVDVVLASELMEAGRAVQRGLVTSDRTTLIASTHRVFSIAEKSALGDGRVDSTQLLAHTARAAKRFIRFDMAQAAEASGSVISAVLFGALAGSGVLPFSRAQFEATIERGGVGVKPSLKAFGGAFARAQAGDDGETPPEAAAAVPTPQPRHPAVRALVERVQRDFPAAAQDFLLEGVRRLIDYQDPAYAGLYLDRMAAIAALPGDSAHRLLRETARHLALWMSYEDTARVAALKTRATRFERVRGEARVQPGQVLAINEYMHPRLQEICETLPGGIGRWLMNSTWPKKLVERFTQHGRLIQTSSLHGYLMLRMVAACRRWRLSTTRYAEENRRIEEWLQRIATAARHNPELAVELAQCQRLVKGYSDTHERGVRNYDTVMRAVERAGERLAPATLRELRDAALADEHGLKLQAALAQHALA encoded by the coding sequence ATGACGACCAAGGCACAACCCATCAAGATCGCGATCCTCGCCATGGGCGGGGAGGGCGGCGGCGTGCTGGCTGACTGGATCGTCGACATGGGCGAAGCCAACGGCTACGTCGCCCAGACCACCTCGGTGCCGGGCGTGGCGCAGCGCACGGGCGCCACCATCTACTACGTCGAGCTCTATCCAACGGCACAGGCCGAAGCGGATGGCGGCCGCCCCGTGCTGGCGCTGATGCCGCTGCCTGGCGATGTGGACGTGGTGCTCGCTTCGGAACTCATGGAAGCGGGTCGGGCGGTGCAGCGCGGGCTGGTCACCAGCGACCGCACCACGCTCATCGCGTCCACGCACCGTGTGTTCTCCATTGCCGAGAAAAGCGCGCTGGGCGACGGTCGCGTCGACAGCACGCAGTTGCTCGCGCACACGGCCCGGGCCGCCAAGCGCTTCATCCGTTTCGACATGGCCCAGGCCGCCGAGGCCTCGGGCAGCGTGATCAGCGCCGTGCTGTTCGGTGCGCTGGCGGGCTCGGGCGTGCTCCCGTTCAGCCGCGCGCAGTTCGAAGCAACCATCGAGCGCGGCGGCGTGGGCGTCAAGCCCAGCCTCAAGGCCTTTGGCGGCGCATTCGCTCGCGCGCAGGCCGGCGACGATGGTGAGACACCGCCGGAAGCCGCGGCGGCTGTGCCCACTCCGCAACCACGCCACCCCGCCGTCCGTGCGCTGGTCGAACGCGTGCAACGCGACTTTCCTGCAGCCGCGCAAGACTTCCTGCTCGAAGGTGTGCGCCGCCTCATCGACTACCAGGACCCTGCGTATGCCGGCCTCTACCTCGATCGCATGGCTGCCATTGCGGCGCTGCCCGGCGACAGCGCGCACCGGCTGCTGCGCGAAACGGCTCGCCACCTCGCACTCTGGATGTCGTACGAAGACACCGCCCGCGTCGCTGCGCTCAAGACCCGCGCCACCCGCTTCGAACGCGTGCGCGGCGAGGCCCGCGTGCAGCCGGGGCAGGTGCTCGCCATCAACGAATACATGCATCCGCGCCTGCAGGAAATCTGCGAAACCCTGCCGGGCGGCATCGGCCGGTGGCTCATGAACTCCACATGGCCGAAGAAGCTCGTCGAGCGATTCACGCAGCACGGCCGCTTGATCCAGACCAGCTCGCTGCACGGCTACCTCATGCTGCGCATGGTTGCGGCTTGCAGGCGCTGGCGCCTGTCGACGACGCGCTATGCCGAGGAAAACCGCCGCATCGAGGAATGGCTGCAGCGCATTGCCACTGCCGCACGACACAACCCCGAGCTGGCGGTGGAGCTCGCGCAGTGCCAGCGCCTCGTCAAGGGCTACAGCGACACGCACGAGCGCGGTGTCCGCAACTACGACACGGTGATGCGCGCGGTGGAGCGCGCCGGTGAACGGCTAGCGCCTGCCACCCTGCGCGAACTGCGCGACGCGGCGCTCGCCGACGAACACGGCCTCAAGCTGCAAGCCGCGTTGGCGCAGCACGCGCTGGCCTGA